The Candidatus Koribacter versatilis Ellin345 genome has a segment encoding these proteins:
- a CDS encoding carboxymuconolactone decarboxylase family protein: MTLDDEFVATLQQDYTKAPLSEQDRAMLDYVVKLTKDATRCAREDHDRLRAVGFDDRGILQITLIASWFNYINRVADALGVGRQ; encoded by the coding sequence GTGACTCTGGATGACGAATTCGTAGCAACGTTGCAACAGGACTACACAAAGGCGCCGCTCTCTGAGCAAGACCGCGCAATGCTCGACTACGTGGTGAAACTCACGAAGGACGCCACGCGTTGCGCGCGCGAAGATCATGATCGGCTGCGCGCCGTGGGCTTCGATGACCGCGGGATCCTGCAGATTACGTTGATCGCGAGCTGGTTCAACTACATCAATCGCGTGGCGGATGCACTCGGGGTGGGACGGCAATGA
- a CDS encoding glycoside hydrolase family 3 C-terminal domain-containing protein, with translation MRIRAFPICLLLLAFLVPLTTAQNAEQPAYLNPSLAPEKRAADLVHRMTVEEKVSQLTNDSRAVPRLNVPDYDWWSEALHGVAQPGVTEYPQPVALAATFDNDKVQRMARFIGIEGRIKHEEGMKDGHSDIFQGLDFWAPNINIFRDPRWGRGQETYGEDPFLTARMGVAYVKGLQGDDPKYYLAISTPKHYAVHSGPETTRHFADVKVSKHDELDTYLPAFRATVTEAKAGSVMCAYNSINGQPACVNEFLLQDQLRGKWNFQGYVVSDCEAIINIYRDHKFTKTQAEASALAVQRGMDNECVDFGKQKDDHDYRPYFDAYKQGILKESEIDTALVRLFTARMKLGMFDPPEMVPYSKIDPKELESAEHRELARTLANESMVLLKNDGTLPLKKSGLKIAVIGPLAEQTRYLLGNYNGTPSHTVSVLEGLRAEFPDAQITFERGTQFLDQNGEAVPSRALTTEDGKPGLKADFSTGEFFGDKIPLTSAQASNVDFTNKDIPQAAAGKFPLNVEWSGFLTASETGRYSLGVRALGNAAIVEVDGKPLAREWLDGQHVQTAVGHIHLEQGKKIAIKVRYSIRQAGPMQAQLIWSKFDPTPNPAAVTAAKNADVVIAVLGITSDLEGEEMPVSEEGFNGGDRTSLDLPKPEQQLLESISAAGKPVVLVLSNGSALSVNWAQQHANAILEGWYPGEEGGTAIAQTLSGKNNPAGRLPVTFYTGTEQLPPFEDYAMKGRTYRYFEGKPLYPFGYGLSYTTFSYRDLALPKAPLNAGDPVTAQVTVTNTGKVEGDEVAQLYLSFPNIAGAPLRALRGFRRIHLKAGESQTIKFELKDRDLSMVNEAGDPIIAEGEYSVSVGGGQPDTGAPTVSGKFQIQGTKKLPE, from the coding sequence ATGCGAATTCGTGCATTCCCTATTTGCCTGCTGTTGCTGGCCTTCCTTGTCCCTCTGACCACGGCGCAGAATGCTGAACAGCCTGCGTATCTAAACCCTTCCCTGGCGCCGGAAAAGCGAGCGGCAGACCTCGTCCATCGCATGACCGTGGAAGAGAAGGTCAGCCAACTCACCAACGATTCGCGTGCCGTTCCTCGTTTGAATGTTCCTGACTACGACTGGTGGAGTGAAGCGCTCCACGGCGTGGCGCAACCGGGCGTCACCGAATATCCGCAGCCCGTGGCGCTGGCAGCCACCTTCGACAACGATAAGGTCCAGCGCATGGCCCGCTTTATCGGCATCGAGGGCCGCATCAAGCACGAAGAAGGCATGAAGGACGGCCATAGCGATATCTTCCAGGGCCTCGATTTCTGGGCGCCGAACATCAACATCTTTCGCGACCCTCGCTGGGGACGCGGCCAGGAGACCTACGGCGAAGATCCGTTCCTGACCGCGCGCATGGGCGTGGCTTACGTGAAGGGCCTGCAAGGCGACGACCCCAAGTACTACCTCGCCATCTCTACGCCCAAGCATTACGCGGTGCACAGCGGCCCTGAGACCACGCGCCACTTCGCGGACGTGAAGGTCAGCAAGCACGACGAGCTCGATACCTATCTGCCCGCCTTCCGCGCCACCGTCACCGAAGCCAAGGCCGGCTCCGTCATGTGTGCCTACAACAGCATCAACGGACAGCCTGCTTGCGTGAACGAATTCCTGCTGCAAGACCAGTTGCGCGGCAAGTGGAACTTCCAGGGCTATGTCGTCTCCGATTGCGAGGCGATCATCAACATCTATCGCGACCACAAGTTCACCAAGACTCAGGCGGAAGCCTCCGCGCTCGCGGTACAGCGCGGCATGGACAACGAATGCGTCGACTTCGGCAAGCAAAAGGACGATCACGATTACCGTCCCTACTTCGACGCCTACAAGCAGGGCATCTTGAAAGAGAGTGAGATCGATACCGCGCTCGTTCGCCTCTTCACCGCCCGCATGAAGCTTGGCATGTTCGATCCGCCGGAAATGGTCCCCTATTCCAAAATCGATCCCAAGGAATTGGAGAGCGCCGAGCATCGCGAGTTGGCACGAACCCTGGCGAACGAATCCATGGTGCTTCTGAAGAACGATGGCACGCTGCCGCTGAAGAAGTCGGGGCTGAAGATAGCGGTGATCGGCCCATTGGCGGAACAGACGCGCTATCTCCTCGGCAATTACAACGGCACACCGTCACACACCGTCTCCGTGCTCGAAGGTCTCAGGGCGGAGTTCCCCGACGCGCAGATCACCTTCGAACGTGGCACCCAATTCCTCGATCAGAACGGCGAAGCGGTTCCCTCCAGGGCGTTGACTACCGAGGACGGAAAGCCTGGCTTGAAAGCGGACTTCTCCACCGGTGAGTTCTTTGGCGACAAGATTCCGCTCACGTCCGCGCAGGCGAGCAATGTTGATTTCACCAACAAAGACATCCCGCAGGCTGCCGCTGGAAAGTTCCCGCTCAACGTGGAATGGAGTGGCTTCCTCACCGCCAGTGAGACCGGGCGGTACAGCCTCGGCGTGCGTGCGCTAGGAAACGCCGCCATCGTCGAAGTAGATGGCAAGCCCCTCGCCAGGGAGTGGCTCGACGGACAGCACGTGCAAACCGCGGTCGGCCACATTCATCTCGAGCAAGGCAAGAAGATCGCCATCAAGGTGCGCTACTCCATCCGGCAAGCCGGCCCCATGCAGGCGCAATTGATCTGGTCGAAGTTCGATCCGACGCCGAATCCCGCAGCTGTGACGGCAGCCAAGAATGCCGATGTCGTCATCGCTGTGCTCGGCATCACCAGCGACCTGGAAGGCGAAGAGATGCCTGTCAGCGAGGAAGGCTTCAACGGCGGCGATCGGACCAGCCTCGACCTTCCAAAACCGGAGCAGCAACTGCTCGAGTCCATTTCGGCCGCGGGCAAGCCGGTGGTCCTCGTGCTGTCGAACGGCAGCGCGCTGTCGGTGAATTGGGCGCAGCAACACGCCAACGCGATTCTCGAAGGCTGGTATCCCGGCGAAGAAGGCGGGACCGCCATTGCCCAAACGCTCTCCGGCAAAAACAACCCGGCAGGACGCCTCCCGGTCACGTTCTACACCGGCACTGAGCAACTGCCGCCCTTCGAAGATTACGCGATGAAAGGACGCACCTATCGCTACTTCGAAGGCAAGCCGCTCTACCCGTTCGGATATGGCCTGAGCTACACCACGTTCTCTTATCGCGACCTCGCGCTTCCCAAGGCTCCGTTGAACGCAGGCGACCCGGTGACAGCGCAAGTCACAGTCACCAACACCGGAAAAGTGGAAGGCGATGAAGTGGCGCAGCTCTACCTCTCGTTCCCAAACATCGCGGGAGCACCGCTGCGCGCACTGCGCGGATTCCGGCGTATTCACCTCAAGGCGGGCGAATCGCAGACGATAAAGTTCGAACTGAAGGACCGGGACTTGAGCATGGTCAATGAAGCGGGCGATCCCATCATCGCGGAGGGCGAGTACTCCGTCTCGGTAGGTGGCGGCCAACCGGACACCGGCGCACCGACGGTCTCTGGAAAATTCCAGATACAGGGGACGAAGAAGCTGCCGGAATAA
- the grpE gene encoding nucleotide exchange factor GrpE: protein MSNQKNNGETEEQLDVEHELPAAENETAATSADAEIEALRKERDQYLDRLARLQAEFDNFRKRNAREQQDYRDYAVVDALKTFLPILDSLDGAAKSDAQDLDQIRSGIELIDRQFHDALAKLGVQPIPAEGQPFDPNLHMAIAMEDTDAAPDNTVIGELQRGYKIKDRLLRPAMVRVARSK, encoded by the coding sequence ATGAGCAATCAAAAAAACAATGGAGAAACCGAAGAGCAGCTCGACGTTGAACACGAACTGCCTGCCGCGGAGAACGAAACTGCCGCCACTTCGGCCGACGCTGAAATCGAAGCGCTACGCAAAGAGCGTGACCAGTACCTCGATCGCCTGGCGCGGCTCCAGGCCGAGTTCGACAACTTCCGCAAGCGCAATGCCCGCGAGCAGCAGGACTATCGCGACTACGCTGTCGTAGACGCGCTCAAAACTTTCCTGCCGATTCTCGACAGCCTCGACGGGGCCGCGAAGTCCGATGCGCAGGACCTCGACCAGATTCGCTCCGGCATCGAGCTGATCGACCGCCAGTTCCACGACGCGCTCGCCAAGCTCGGCGTGCAGCCCATTCCGGCCGAAGGCCAGCCCTTCGACCCGAACCTGCACATGGCCATCGCCATGGAAGACACCGACGCTGCGCCCGACAACACTGTCATTGGCGAACTCCAGCGCGGTTACAAGATCAAGGACCGCCTCCTGCGCCCGGCAATGGTGCGCGTGGCACGCAGCAAATAA
- the dnaJ gene encoding molecular chaperone DnaJ, translated as MASTATNAKRDYYEVLQVTRTATDQEIKSSYRKLALQFHPDRNPDNKDAEEKFKECSEAYGVLSDSEKRAAYDRFGHAGLGGNGGSGGFDPNMVDFSEIFTDMFGMGDLFGRGRGRSRAQRGADLREDITLEFEQAVFGIETESRVRRHETCETCHGSGAAPGKAPVSCRKCGGRGQERFQQGFFSVSRTCGTCGGLGQVITDPCAGCRGQGAVVRERTIAVKVPAGVEDGTRIRYNGQGEAGTHGGPAGDLYIVLHVKEHKFFEREGKDLFCTVPVSFAQAALGTDIMIPTLEGEHKLHIPEGTQTGTQIKLRGKGVPVLNGHGKGDIFVEIKVQTPSKLNKRQRELLQELEAGASVENSPEKSLMSKMKDMFS; from the coding sequence ATGGCATCTACGGCTACCAACGCGAAACGCGACTACTACGAGGTTCTCCAGGTCACTCGCACCGCCACTGACCAGGAGATCAAGAGCTCTTATCGTAAGCTCGCTCTCCAGTTTCACCCCGACCGCAATCCCGACAACAAGGACGCGGAAGAGAAGTTCAAGGAGTGCAGCGAAGCCTACGGCGTGCTCTCCGACTCCGAGAAGCGCGCTGCGTACGATCGCTTCGGACACGCGGGCCTCGGCGGCAATGGTGGCTCCGGCGGCTTCGATCCGAACATGGTGGACTTCAGCGAGATCTTCACCGACATGTTCGGTATGGGCGATCTCTTCGGCCGCGGCCGTGGACGCTCACGCGCCCAGCGCGGCGCCGATCTCCGCGAAGACATCACCCTAGAATTCGAGCAAGCGGTCTTCGGCATCGAGACCGAGTCTCGCGTCCGTCGCCACGAAACCTGCGAAACTTGTCACGGTAGCGGCGCCGCTCCCGGCAAAGCTCCCGTCAGCTGCCGCAAGTGCGGTGGCCGCGGACAGGAGCGCTTCCAGCAAGGCTTCTTCAGTGTCTCGCGCACTTGTGGCACCTGCGGCGGTCTCGGCCAGGTCATCACCGATCCCTGTGCCGGCTGTCGCGGACAAGGCGCCGTCGTTCGCGAGCGCACCATCGCCGTCAAGGTCCCCGCCGGCGTCGAAGACGGTACTCGCATCCGCTACAACGGACAAGGCGAAGCCGGAACTCACGGCGGCCCCGCGGGCGATCTCTACATTGTCCTGCACGTGAAAGAGCACAAGTTCTTCGAGCGCGAGGGCAAAGACCTCTTCTGCACCGTCCCCGTCTCGTTCGCGCAAGCCGCGCTCGGTACCGACATCATGATCCCCACCCTCGAGGGCGAGCACAAGCTCCACATCCCCGAAGGCACGCAAACCGGCACGCAAATCAAGCTGCGCGGCAAGGGCGTCCCCGTCCTCAACGGGCACGGCAAAGGCGATATCTTCGTCGAGATCAAAGTCCAAACCCCCAGTAAGCTCAACAAGCGCCAACGCGAACTACTGCAAGAGCTGGAAGCCGGCGCCAGCGTAGAGAACAGCCCAGAAAAATCGCTGATGAGCAAAATGAAAGACATGTTCTCGTAG
- a CDS encoding CPBP family intramembrane glutamic endopeptidase: MEPTPTFEPPVLVEAPPPEPRGIAPVWHTLLFIAIFAGLTLGGTKRSESVAGHAKWPLYVETIVMQWLLVLYAWWGLRLRGRTMREIVGGRWEDAEAVLTDVLIAIGFFFANIMVRAIVLGVMMAVSQGFKTMSIEGVQKVAQKIGPQSMLETLLFMGVAVTAGICEEILFRGYLQQQLAVWTKSTTLGVILSAILFCAGHAYQGWLLAVQVGILGLMLGILAAWRKSLRPGIIAHGMQDVISGLLSKVLLSRVH, from the coding sequence ATGGAACCGACGCCAACCTTTGAACCACCGGTACTCGTAGAAGCACCGCCACCAGAGCCGCGCGGCATTGCGCCGGTGTGGCACACGCTGCTGTTCATCGCAATCTTCGCCGGGTTGACGCTGGGCGGGACGAAACGCAGCGAGTCTGTTGCGGGTCATGCGAAGTGGCCGTTGTATGTCGAAACGATCGTGATGCAGTGGTTGCTGGTGCTTTATGCATGGTGGGGGCTGCGGCTGCGCGGGCGCACGATGCGGGAGATCGTCGGTGGCAGGTGGGAGGATGCGGAGGCCGTGCTCACCGACGTGCTGATCGCGATTGGGTTCTTCTTCGCGAACATCATGGTGCGAGCGATTGTGCTGGGCGTAATGATGGCGGTGAGCCAAGGCTTCAAGACGATGTCGATCGAGGGCGTACAGAAGGTGGCACAAAAGATTGGGCCGCAGAGCATGCTCGAAACACTGCTGTTCATGGGCGTCGCGGTGACGGCGGGGATCTGCGAGGAGATTTTGTTCCGCGGATATTTGCAACAGCAACTCGCGGTGTGGACGAAGAGCACCACCCTCGGAGTGATTCTGAGCGCGATACTTTTTTGCGCGGGACATGCGTACCAGGGATGGCTACTCGCAGTGCAAGTGGGCATACTCGGACTGATGCTGGGCATCCTCGCAGCGTGGAGAAAGTCATTGCGGCCAGGAATAATTGCGCATGGCATGCAGGACGTGATCAGCGGATTGTTGTCGAAAGTTTTGCTATCGCGCGTGCATTGA
- a CDS encoding alpha/beta hydrolase-fold protein, translated as MKYVALVFALFAGLCSAQESGSFQPSTTNVWAAEYPRVDTAGRVEIRIKAPDATKVKVNFWSGPKIDMVKQADGFWTVTTPALVPGFHYYTVIVDGAEVSDPNTQAYFGGGKPASAVEVPEPGSTYYSIQNVPHGQVREVWYNSKVTGSWRHALVYLPPDYDKDTKTRYPVLYLQHGAGEDETGWVRQGHANVILDNLLAARNCKPMIVVMAYGYAARAGEAPVDLFAKGFGSPEMMKAMQDMAVVFEDDVTQALIPFIDSTYRTLSDRDHRAMAGLSMGGMQTFQITLNHLDLFSYIGGFSGAAGVLSKFDVKTAHNGVFADPAAFAKKVHLLWFGVGTKEPEWMRAGIVRLHTSLDEAKIQHVFYESPGTDHEWQTWRRDLNDFAPRLFK; from the coding sequence ATGAAATACGTCGCTCTGGTGTTCGCGCTATTCGCAGGTTTGTGCAGTGCGCAGGAAAGCGGGAGTTTTCAGCCCTCCACAACGAACGTGTGGGCCGCCGAATATCCCCGCGTCGACACCGCCGGAAGGGTGGAGATTCGGATCAAAGCGCCCGATGCGACGAAGGTCAAAGTGAACTTCTGGAGCGGCCCGAAGATCGACATGGTGAAACAGGCGGACGGATTCTGGACCGTCACCACACCGGCTCTCGTGCCTGGCTTTCACTACTACACCGTGATCGTTGATGGGGCCGAAGTCTCCGATCCGAACACCCAGGCATACTTTGGCGGCGGCAAGCCTGCGAGTGCGGTGGAAGTGCCGGAGCCCGGGTCAACCTACTACTCGATTCAGAATGTGCCGCATGGTCAAGTGCGCGAGGTCTGGTACAACTCGAAGGTCACGGGCTCGTGGCGGCATGCCCTTGTCTATTTGCCGCCCGACTACGACAAGGACACGAAGACGCGCTACCCGGTGCTCTACCTCCAGCACGGGGCCGGTGAGGACGAAACCGGTTGGGTGCGGCAGGGACACGCGAACGTCATTCTCGACAACCTGCTCGCCGCACGAAACTGCAAACCAATGATCGTGGTGATGGCGTATGGCTACGCCGCCCGCGCGGGCGAAGCGCCGGTTGACCTATTCGCTAAAGGGTTCGGCTCTCCCGAGATGATGAAAGCCATGCAGGACATGGCCGTGGTATTTGAAGACGACGTTACGCAGGCGCTGATTCCCTTTATTGATTCGACCTATCGCACGCTCTCGGACCGCGATCATCGCGCCATGGCCGGCCTTTCCATGGGAGGCATGCAGACGTTTCAGATCACGCTGAATCACCTCGATCTCTTCTCCTACATCGGCGGATTTAGCGGAGCAGCCGGAGTCCTCAGCAAGTTTGACGTGAAGACCGCCCACAACGGAGTCTTCGCCGACCCGGCGGCCTTCGCGAAGAAAGTTCATCTCCTCTGGTTTGGCGTTGGCACCAAGGAACCGGAGTGGATGCGAGCAGGAATCGTGAGGCTCCATACCTCTCTCGACGAGGCAAAGATCCAACACGTGTTCTACGAATCGCCGGGCACGGACCACGAGTGGCAAACCTGGCGCCGCGACCTGAACGACTTCGCGCCACGGCTTTTCAAGTAA
- the hrcA gene encoding heat-inducible transcriptional repressor HrcA yields MSEPVQIGRREREILTAIVETYISTGEPVGSRTLSRGSREGLSAATIRNVMADLSDAGLLDQPHTSAGRVPTAAAYRYYVKGLTGEASLAPAEEGLIKDTFHGVNDMQEFMERTSHVLSLLSQNVGVAVAGIGPKNALEHVHFQRLAESKVLCVVVNKNGIVRDRIMRLGKDIPQLELDAAARFLNENYRGWIMEEIRVDLARRLDQERSEYDRLMHSVEELYKKGALESETTQDVYIEGTSNLVVDDHDRDRLRELLKTLEEKQRLVNLLSAYVDVRQEAVRVVVGLEDTLPHLSNFVLIGAPARVGNEVMGSLAVIGPTRIDYEHTISAVSYIARLFDHIWNDSE; encoded by the coding sequence ATGTCGGAACCTGTCCAAATCGGTAGACGCGAGCGGGAGATCCTTACCGCCATTGTCGAGACCTATATCTCGACCGGTGAACCCGTTGGCTCGCGCACGCTTTCTCGCGGTAGTCGCGAGGGCCTGAGCGCCGCCACCATTCGCAACGTGATGGCCGACCTCTCCGATGCCGGGCTCCTCGATCAGCCACATACTTCTGCCGGACGCGTTCCCACCGCCGCCGCCTATCGCTATTACGTGAAGGGACTCACCGGCGAAGCCAGCCTCGCACCCGCCGAAGAAGGCCTGATCAAAGACACTTTCCACGGCGTCAACGATATGCAGGAGTTCATGGAGCGCACCTCGCACGTGCTCTCGCTCCTTTCGCAAAACGTTGGAGTCGCCGTCGCGGGCATCGGCCCGAAGAATGCCCTCGAACACGTGCACTTCCAGCGTCTCGCGGAATCCAAGGTCCTCTGTGTCGTCGTCAATAAGAACGGCATTGTGCGCGATCGCATCATGCGGCTCGGCAAAGACATTCCGCAGCTCGAACTCGACGCGGCCGCGCGTTTCCTCAACGAGAACTACCGCGGCTGGATCATGGAAGAAATCCGCGTCGATCTTGCGCGCCGCCTCGACCAGGAGCGCAGCGAATACGACCGCCTGATGCACTCGGTCGAAGAGCTCTATAAAAAAGGTGCTCTCGAATCCGAGACTACGCAGGATGTCTACATCGAGGGCACTTCGAACCTGGTGGTTGACGACCACGACCGCGACCGCCTGCGCGAGCTGCTCAAGACGCTTGAAGAAAAGCAGCGTCTCGTAAACCTGCTCTCCGCCTATGTGGACGTGCGCCAGGAGGCCGTCCGCGTGGTTGTGGGTCTTGAAGACACCTTGCCGCATCTAAGTAATTTCGTACTGATCGGAGCGCCCGCTCGCGTCGGCAACGAGGTCATGGGTTCTCTCGCAGTCATCGGGCCTACCCGCATTGATTACGAGCACACCATCTCGGCCGTTTCGTATATCGCGCGCCTCTTCGATCACATCTGGAATGATTCGGAATAA
- a CDS encoding 16S rRNA (uracil(1498)-N(3))-methyltransferase, with translation MTRRRWIADEHKGDTAALTGTNAAHLARVLRARVGQQFDISLGTHIRRGTITSIAEDRVEFTLGEELPSTAITPISLYLAVFKFDRLEWAIEKCTELGVAKIIPVIARRTEPHLAASAAKRVERWRRIALEAAQQSRRAAPPEITEPVKLKQTLEAVGQRIVLAETEQQNMLRDVLEASEQSREVSLAIGPEGGWTDDELTQFDQSGWQRASLGPTILRAETASISAVAITLSS, from the coding sequence ATGACCCGCCGCCGCTGGATCGCCGACGAACACAAGGGCGACACTGCCGCCCTAACCGGCACCAACGCCGCGCATCTAGCACGCGTTCTCCGCGCCCGAGTCGGCCAGCAATTCGACATCTCGCTAGGCACCCACATCCGCCGCGGCACCATCACGTCAATCGCGGAAGACAGAGTCGAGTTCACCCTGGGCGAAGAACTCCCCTCCACCGCGATCACTCCCATCTCTCTCTACCTTGCTGTCTTTAAATTCGACCGCCTCGAATGGGCGATCGAAAAGTGCACCGAACTAGGCGTCGCAAAGATCATTCCGGTGATCGCCCGCCGCACCGAGCCCCATCTCGCCGCATCCGCCGCAAAGCGCGTAGAGCGCTGGCGCCGCATCGCGCTAGAAGCCGCGCAGCAATCCCGCCGCGCAGCTCCTCCCGAAATCACCGAACCCGTGAAGCTCAAGCAGACGCTAGAAGCCGTCGGTCAGCGCATCGTTCTAGCCGAAACCGAACAGCAAAACATGTTGCGCGATGTCTTGGAAGCGAGCGAGCAGAGCAGGGAAGTCTCGTTAGCCATCGGCCCCGAAGGCGGCTGGACCGATGACGAACTCACGCAATTCGATCAATCAGGTTGGCAGCGCGCGTCCCTGGGCCCCACCATCCTCCGAGCCGAAACCGCCTCCATCTCGGCCGTCGCCATCACCCTGTCATCCTGA
- a CDS encoding acetyl-CoA C-acetyltransferase encodes MASFEDVVIVSAVRTPIAKFQGAFSDLTATDLGAIAVREAVKRAGITDLNAVNECIMGNVLQAGLGQNPARQAAIKGGLPPHVGAMTINKVCGSGLKSVALAAQAIQTENAQLVVAGGMESMTNAPYLLPTARKGFRMGNQTAVDSMINDGLWDVYNNYHMGQTGENVADKYKVTREQQDEYAANSHRKAIEAQKAGRFKDEIVPVQLPSKKKDAPAEFLDRDEGPREDSTAISLAKLKPAFKKDGSVTAGNASTINDGAAALVVTSASKAKALGLKPMVRILAQATSGLEPAWVMMAPVDAVRQIWAKTGWSANDVDLYELNEAFSVQSVALVQELGLDASRVNVNGGAVALGHPIGCSGARVLTTLIYEMIHRNAKRGIASLCLGGGNAVAMAVELV; translated from the coding sequence ATGGCGTCGTTTGAAGATGTCGTCATTGTTTCCGCCGTACGCACCCCCATCGCCAAGTTCCAGGGTGCCTTCTCTGACCTAACCGCCACCGACCTCGGCGCCATCGCTGTGCGCGAAGCCGTGAAGCGCGCCGGCATCACCGACCTCAACGCAGTCAACGAATGCATCATGGGTAACGTGCTCCAGGCCGGTCTCGGACAAAATCCCGCGCGCCAGGCCGCGATCAAAGGTGGACTTCCACCGCACGTCGGCGCCATGACCATCAACAAGGTCTGCGGCTCCGGTTTGAAGTCCGTCGCTCTTGCCGCGCAAGCTATCCAGACCGAGAATGCGCAGCTCGTCGTCGCCGGTGGAATGGAATCCATGACCAACGCTCCCTACCTGCTGCCCACCGCGCGCAAAGGCTTCCGCATGGGCAACCAGACCGCGGTCGACTCCATGATCAACGACGGTCTCTGGGATGTGTACAACAACTACCACATGGGCCAGACCGGCGAGAACGTTGCCGACAAATACAAAGTCACCCGCGAGCAGCAGGATGAATACGCCGCCAACTCGCATCGCAAAGCGATTGAAGCGCAAAAGGCCGGCCGCTTCAAAGATGAAATCGTCCCTGTCCAACTTCCATCGAAGAAGAAAGACGCTCCCGCCGAATTCCTCGATCGCGACGAAGGCCCGCGCGAAGACAGCACCGCGATCAGCCTCGCCAAGCTCAAACCCGCATTCAAGAAAGACGGCAGCGTAACTGCCGGCAATGCCTCGACGATCAACGACGGCGCCGCCGCTCTCGTCGTCACCAGCGCCAGCAAAGCCAAAGCGCTCGGCCTCAAGCCGATGGTCCGCATCCTTGCGCAAGCCACCAGCGGTCTCGAACCCGCATGGGTCATGATGGCCCCGGTAGATGCCGTCCGCCAGATCTGGGCCAAGACCGGTTGGTCCGCCAACGATGTCGATCTCTACGAACTCAACGAAGCCTTCTCGGTCCAGTCCGTCGCGCTGGTCCAGGAGCTCGGTCTCGACGCCTCGCGCGTCAACGTCAACGGCGGCGCCGTCGCGTTAGGTCATCCCATCGGCTGCAGCGGCGCGCGCGTGCTCACCACTCTCATCTACGAGATGATCCACCGCAACGCCAAGCGCGGCATCGCATCGCTCTGCCTCGGCGGCGGCAATGCGGTCGCTATGGCCGTCGAACTCGTCTAG